aaaaaaatttaatcaaatgatAACGATTTTTTTCCAACACTAGGAATTTAGCTTAATTATTCGAGGGTGGTCATGGAATAACGGTTCCATGCATCTCCGGGACAAGCACCGATTTTACCATTCCAGTTTCATCTTTGCATTATTTAGTAACAAATTACATTTCAAAAAACGATATATTTCTTGGTATATACTTGTATAGTAATCTTATCGCACCTGTATAACATAATTATgttcttaaataattttttggattaTGGAATAATAGAACACTGCGTTCGTAAGTAATCATATATGTCACAATGACACTTTCGTTAATCTACCTATTGATTGATGAAACCAAACAGCGGTCCCTTCAACGAGGCCCAGCCCGGCGGCATTCATCATGAAAAGATGGGCTCGACCCAACCTTAGACGATCTGACCAACTCAAGAAGCTGAGCAAATCCTCTCCTCAAGGAAGCCTGGCCCAACCCATCAAGGCCAACCTCAGCCCAGAATTTTCTAAGACCCAATCATCTTAAAAAGACCCGGACCGAGAAAGCACTGATAAAATTGGACTTGATTTGGTGGGGTGCGCCAGGCCAAGGCAGCAGTGCAACGCCAAGGCGACGCTCGAGAGCCCCAGTAGCAAGCTACCGTGATGGACCCTCCCcctagaaaaattaatttaatatcatgTGGACCGATGGCCCACGTATCAGATATTAAACTGATAAGAACAGATACTACACTTGATCTTAGCCAAAAGGCCGAGAAAGGTATGCTTTGACCCATCTCATCTCTCGCTTCTTAAACTGGCGTCTCAGTTGTCGGCCTCTTCTAGCAGCCGATGTGGGACTTATAAAAGCTCCCTATTCCTGTCACGCTCGCTCCCTCTGTTCTCAGGTGAGAGATGCTGTGCTAGTTCATGAATGCGTCCCCCTGGGATTGCACTAATGGGAGCCGCGTTCGTTGCTCCATCCTGATTTATGCTCCCTCCTGATTTATGCGTTTGGTTTTCTGatctttttactcaaaaattgatAAAGAGAACTTGAACTATCATGAAGCTGGTCATGAGGGCCACCAAATCTGGTGGGCAATTAAGCAAATTTCTTGACCAACGCTAAAGTGAGTTGAAGGACAAAGTTGAGTTTGTATCCAGTAGAAGAACCACAACCCAAACTACATCAAGGGGCTGTGGGATCAGATAAGTAAATATCTTCATCTGTACCATTTTATCTTACACAAACAACAAGGGGATTTAGTGAACTGCAAGAAATCCCATAGCTACTATATTCCAGACAATCTTAAATTATACAAGCGAAGAAGACAATCACGTAAATGCCAATTTACATGATAAAACTTAAATTAGGACTTGTGATTTTATGCTAGGCTGCTTCTGCCACTACATCAGCTACTGCTTCTCTCCCTGATCCTATACTACTGAGAGGATGCAATTTTGATCATGGACTGAACATGAGCAGGAGGCAAACTGATCTGGCAAAAGCTTTGCCAAGATTCCTGCTTCTGTTCTTGGTTCTCTGTGACACACTCATACATCCACACCACGATGCTTCTCGCCGCCTCTCTTGCCTCTGGCAGCCTATCATTCAACAACTCCACAGCCATTTGAAGAAGCGATGCCAACCCGAATTCTTTCATCTGCTCTAGGCCCTAAAAAGACAAAACCCATCATCACCTCGAATCTCAAACAATGAAAAGACCACAAGAATGGGAAAttctaataaatttaccatcttGGAGACACAGTTGGAGATGGAAACAGCAGCTTTTGCCCGGACTCGGAGATTGGAGTGGCTGACATAGGAGCGGAGTTTATGAAGAAGAGGCAGAGGAGTCAGAGAGCACACCATTGCGCTCAGTGCTCGGTCTGCTTCTTCGCACACAAACCGCTTGTCCTGCAAAGCCTTCAGTAACAGCTGCAGCAGCTGAGATGCCACAAAAGAAGGATCACAGTCAGATTCATCAAAAGGAccaaataaattaatcaaattcaacCAGATTAGTAAAATGATATGACCCTTCTGGAGTTATACCATTTGGTCAAGAGCATTGGAATTAGCTGCATCGAGTAGCTTATCGCCGTAGGCCTTGAAGACATCCGACGCCGCCATGATGGAGGTCTTACACAAAGCACTCCTGGGGTTCTTCATGGCCTTCACCAGAACCAGCATCACCTTTTCCCTGCACATATAATTCACATACATTAACGAAAACCCATCACAGTGAAATTACGCATTCCACCTCTTATGAACAAAGAatgaacgagagagagagagagagagagagagcttacaACAGAGGAAGCATGAGATCAGAATTGTACAAGGCGAACCGGCGGGCATTATTCAACCATTCGCAGACCTTGATCCAATCCTTCGACTCCAAACCCTCGATCAAGCACTGCACGAAAAAACCCAATCACTCAAAAACAACAGACCCAATTTGAGCATTTCCTAATGCCGCAATAATTATCGGCAACAAAGTTCGAAACTTTCGACAATCTGCAAACGCAGAGACGACCCTAAAATCAGGCCCCGGGGGGGAAGTGGGGCGGCTTACGTGGATCTTTAATTCGGGATCGGGAATCGGTGCAAGATCCTCCGAGGAGACGTAGTCGATGGTGGCATCTCCAGACGGAGGCAGCGGCAGCGGGGCCTTGTTCTCGTCGTTGACGGTGGCGGCCGCGGCGGCAGAGGGCGGTTTCAGGAGAGGGATCGCGACCTTGGCTTGCTTCTTGGGCCTGTCTGGAGTAATGGGGAGAGCATTGTCGAGCGATCTCAACGCCATTTTTTCTGAGaaatcacagagagagagagagagagagagagagagagatggggaggTTGATTTCAGGGAGATGCTtgaattcattttattcatttcgaAGTCGTGGAAAGATGGAGGGGAGCGGGTCGAACGTTGCGGACGTAACGGTCACATTTTGGgacgggccgggccgggccggctcccttgtttttctcttttaattttatttttagccagatattgtttttttttttctatttctgcaaAATTTTGAGAATCTTTTTATTATTGGTATCATTTGTCTCCCTATAAACGGGCTTTCTAGAGATAATTTGAGTGCACAAACTCTTAAGAGACAACTCGTGAATTTTTAGCAAATTTGAGTTCACATCTTCAAAAATGACCTGACCCCAAAAATAGTACGTTACTAAATTGAATCTGAACTATTAAAGGAGACGATGCCTATCAAATTTGATCGATCTAGAtggaatttaatatttatattgggaCCAACTATTTTCTTCTCCTGTTCCTTTCACTTTAGTCCTCCTCCAAACGAtcacttttggcattttattATTCAATCAAGACGAGGAAAAAAAACACACGTTTGTCATTGGATGATTTGTTCACTTTACAAAACATTCTGGCAGCACAGAAATATATGATACAATGAGGTTGGCAGAATGCCATATATTTCAGTGaataaaagaaacacattctatcttttgaaagttttgtctttcctttcaaggaaaatgttttcaaattccAATCCCCAGACAAACGGCAGCCGAAGGCCCTCGTCATTCACCATACACAGCAAAGAGAGCCACCAGACTTGTCCAAAGATACAATCGACAACAACATATACCCACAATGAGCAGTCGATAAAGCAATTCTCGTCACCACCACCTTTCACTAATGCAAGTCCGGCCGCGATCGGCATTGGTCAATAATCAACTGCTGCAAATTCCTTCCCATGAATCGCCACCAACACAATACCTCCCTTTGCACCAACGCAGCACGAATTAAGTACAATCATGACCCACTGACCAGTACCTGTGTCCATCAGTCAATACAGATGAAAGGGGAATGTTCAATTGTGTGGCTTTAATATCCTCAATACAAGATGAGTCATTGGTCGTATAAGAAATAGCAAGTAACTAGCGACAGAGATTACATTACAGTCAACTGTGCCATCGCCAGTGCAGAACTGTGGCTCCCTTAACGAGGTACCCTCTTACGACTAAGTATCTCTTGCTCTTTCAGTCGATGCTGGAACCTGGCAAGACGAGCTTGAAGACTCACGAGACTTGCTGCCTTGCGTGAAAGCACAAAGCTCAACTGCGTCACATAGTTGTCAATGAGGCTACCTGGTTGGTCCACTTCTGCCAACAACTTCATTTCCTGACCACCAGAGAGTATCATTATATGGTATTGGTAATATGGACAAACAAAATCTTAGATCCCATCTAAAATAGTGCACAACAGATTATGGTTGATATCTGACAGATATCCACCCCATGAAAGATGCAACACGAACCAAAGCAGTTTGCACTATCACAAGTGACTCTCACCACCCAACTATGATTTCACCCTTGACTCACATTACTGGTGCCATTTGTTATCGGCCTAAAAGTGAGGAAGAGAACTGTTCTAGTGCAGACAACAGACTAAGTCATCGTGCAGAGCATCACCAAAACCAAATAGAAATCTTGATTATGAGCTTACTTCGCGAACAATCTCCATAGTATCCTCAATTTCCTTTCTGTGAGCTGCAATTAGAGCCTCTTCCTCCTGGAAGAACAGTTCAAAAGCTAATGAGAACAATGAAAAGGCATCTGAGaaattttataagttaaagGAAAGTGCCTTGATAGAAACAAACCTCAAGGATTGCATTAATATTCCCATCAATCAATTCGGATTCATGTCTCTTAGAACCAGCATTACTTTGACTATAGCTGCCTGCATTCTGCTGAGGGAAGCTTGAGGTGGGGAGATCAGATCCCACGGCATCTTTCTTTGTCCAGTTCCCAGGCTTCTCTTGTTTCTCATCCCTAGGCCCTTTTCTACGTGGAGGGGACACCTTTTGAACCTTCTCTTCTGCATCAGCCGAATTTTGGTAATAATTTGCTCTCTGACTCGTGGAACTGCCATGAGTGTTCTTCAGGTCAACTCTGTCCCTGTCGACCGGGGGAAAGGTCACACCACCACTTTCCTCCCTCCCATTGGATGTGTAGTTTGATGAAAATGTCGAAGGCAGCTTTTCATAATCAGTAGCAGAACTGTGagaagcattttctttttctacaacCCTTCTTCCCAAATCAACTGCTTTAACCTCTTGGTCCTCCAGGTCAGCAGAATTCGGCAACAGTGACACTGATGAAGAATCCTTACTACCGGGAGCTGAATTTACAGCTTGATCCTTTCTTGAGTTTCCACTTTTGGAAAGACTTTTGACACTGTTCACAAGTAATTAAATCTagttaaaacaaaacaaacttgGGAGCTAAGGAAAACCATAGCAGCTTCCTTCCAAATGTCACAGAAGAGAGTAGCATACCGA
Above is a window of Eucalyptus grandis isolate ANBG69807.140 chromosome 9, ASM1654582v1, whole genome shotgun sequence DNA encoding:
- the LOC104415142 gene encoding uncharacterized protein LOC104415142; translation: MALRSLDNALPITPDRPKKQAKVAIPLLKPPSAAAAATVNDENKAPLPLPPSGDATIDYVSSEDLAPIPDPELKIHCLIEGLESKDWIKVCEWLNNARRFALYNSDLMLPLLEKVMLVLVKAMKNPRSALCKTSIMAASDVFKAYGDKLLDAANSNALDQMLLQLLLKALQDKRFVCEEADRALSAMVCSLTPLPLLHKLRSYVSHSNLRVRAKAAVSISNCVSKMGLEQMKEFGLASLLQMAVELLNDRLPEAREAARSIVVWMYECVTENQEQKQESWQSFCQISLPPAHVQSMIKIASSQ